The Curtobacterium sp. MCSS17_015 genomic sequence TCGGCGAGCAGGTGGCTCGACACCAGGACTGTGGCGCCCGCGCTCCTGAGGTCGGATACGACACCGCGCACCCAGGTGATGCCGTTCGGATCGAGTCCGTTCGTCGGTTCGTCCAACACGACGAGAGATGGCTCACCCAACAGGGCGACCCCGATGGCAAGCCGCATCCGCATCCCGAGCGAGAGCGCTCCGACTCGGCGGCTCATGACGTTGTCGAGACCGGTTCGCCGGGCGGCAGCGGTCACCTGCGCACTGTCCGCGTCGACGTACCTCGCGCGCAGCCAGAGCGTCTCCCGGACCGTCCGCCCGGGATGGACACCCGAATCACCGAATACCGCCCCCACGGCTCGCCCCTGCTGCCACGGCAGACCAGACATGTGGCCCCCGTCCGTCGGCAGCAGCCCGGTGATGACCCTGAGCAGGGACGACTTCCCAGCACCGTTCGGCCCGATCAGGCCGTACACCTGCGCGCGTTCGAATCTGAGCGTGATGTCGTCCAGCCGAGGCCTGCCTCGGCCCCGCACGACGATGTTCGCGAGCTCCATCACTGGCACGTTTCACTCACCGCCCGGTTCGCTGCGGTCGTGCTGCATCGTTCATCCGAAGAAGTGGTGCCAGAGCTGGCTGAAGAGCTCTTGAAGGCTCATCTGCGCCAGCGCGCTGATCCCGGTCCGGATCCAGCTGGCGAGGCCGTTCCACCAGTTCTTGAAAGCGTTGAAGCCACTGCGGAGCGCGTTCTTGAGCGCAGGGATGACGGACGACGCGTTGCGCTTGAGCCAGTCGACGATCGGCCTGATCGGCACCCCGTCCGTGGAGGCGCCGGTGTGAGACAGCGTGGACGGTCCAGTGGTCACCGACGGGGCGACCCCACCGGACGGCACCGTCGGCGTCGACGCTCCCCTGACAGTGACACTCGTCAGCGGTACGGCGGAGGCTGCGGTCACACCGACCGGACTCAGCATCGCTCCGACGACGACAGCCCCGACGATCCCAGCGGTGCGTGCTCTGTTCATGTGACCCCTCTCCTCTCGACGGCCAGGTTGCCGTCGAGGAGATCGTGGCACAACTAGAATACAGAGTACAAGTACCAGTATTTCATGGCCCTCACGCCTCGATCGGAACCCACTCCGACCCGACCCGGTGCACCGCCGGCCCGTGGCCGGGCAACACGATCGCCGGGTACGGCAGCACACCTGCCGACTCCACGGCGAGCGCCTGGTCCGCCGTGAAGAACGGCGTGATCATCCGCGGCCGGGGCGCCCACGAGGCCGGTTGGGTGTCGTGGTGGGTGACGACGGCGTCGCCCGTGACGATCGCGTCGGCGGCCGGCAGCAGGTACGCGGTGGACCCGGCGGTGTGTCCGGGCGCGGGCAGCGGGGTCATCGCACGGCCGTCGAAGTCCCGCGCGGTGAACGCCCGGGCGGACGGCACGGTGGTCGGCCGGAGCGCGTCCGAGGCGATCGCCCGCCCGAGCCACCGCAGCACCCGGGGAGCGGCGAGCCGTCCGCCGATCTCCGCGGGGGTGACCTGCTGGCGCCCCGGTCCACGGACGTTGGCGAGTTCGTCGGCGTGTGCGAGGACCTCGACGTGCGGGTGGCGCTCGAGGATCCCGGGCAGGCCCCCGACGTGGTCGACGTGTCCGTGGGTCACGTAGACGCGGCGGAGGTCGTCGAGGTCGTGCCCGGCGAGCAGCACGCTGTCGAGCACGAGGTCGGTGTCGGCCGGGTACCCGGCGTCGATGAGGGCGACGCCGTCCTCCTCCGCCAGGACGACCCAGTTCGAGACCGGCCCCTCGACGAAGACCACACCGGGTGCGACGGAGACGACGGAGCGGGGAGTGCGAGGAGCCATCCCCCGACGCTACCGCCCGAGGTCGGCCTGGAGGTCGCCGGGCCGGTGCCCCTCGGCGTCGCGACGCGCGCGCGTCTGCTCGGCACGCGCCTCCAGGGCGTCGTCGTCCGGGTACCCGACCTCGGTGAGGGTGAGTCCGCGGGCCGGTGCCACCGTGAACGCGCTCGTCCGCTCCTCCGCGATCCGCAGGTCGTCGAGCTGGTCCGGCGTCAGGCGGCCCTCGCCGACGGCGAGCGTGCCGCCCACCATCGCACGCACCATCGAGTGGCAGAACGCGTCGGCCTGGAGGCTCGCCACCAGCACGCCGTCCGGCTCGCGGTCCCAGCGGAACTCCTGCAGCGTCCGGATGGTGGTCGCGCCCTCGCGCGGCTTGCAGAACGCCGCGAAGTCGTGCAGCCCGAGCAGGCGGAGCGCACCGCGCTCCATGGCCGCCTGGTCGAGACGCCCCGGGTACCAGGTCGTGTGCCCTCGTCGGAGTGGGTCGCGCGGCGCGTCGAGATCGGCCACCCGGTACCGGTACCGCCGCCACACCGGGGAGAACCGCGCGTCGAACCCGGCGGGCGCGACGGAGGCGCGGGAGACCACGACGTCGCCGTCGGGGCCAGCGAGTCCGTTGATTCGTCGGACGAGCCCGGCGAAGGGGTCGCGGACGGTGCCGTCGGCGCTGGGGCGCTTCGGCCTCGTCAGGGCGGCCCACTGGTCCGGGCTGAGGTCGAGGTGTGCGACCTGTCCGGTGGCGTGCACGCCGGCGTCGGTGCGGCCGGCGACCGTCAGCTGCGGCGGTTCGCCCCACCGGCCGAAGACGGTGGCGAGGGCGGCCTCGAGCGCGCCCTGCACGGTGCGGAGGCCCGGCTGTCGGGCCCACCCGGAGAACGCGGCTCCGTCGTAGGCGATGTCGAGCCGCAGCCGCACGCCGGCCTCGCCCTCGGTCCGGCCGGTCTCGCTCACACCTCCACGGTACCGATGTCCGCGCCCTCGGCCGGTCCACGCCCCGCAGACGGCGGGCCCTCGGCGCGGACGATCAGTCCGACGGACCGCCACGCCCGGGTCGGTGCCCTCGCCGTCGGGCGAGCCGGTCGTGGAGGCTCGTGGGCCGCGGCGGCTCCGCCGGGCCGGTCTCGGTGTCGGCGTCATGGGTCGCCCGCCGCTCCGACTCCACGATCCCGCGGAGCGCCACCAGGGCCGTCGACGTCACGGCGACGTCCGACGGCTTCTCGCGGGAGGCGTCCAGCGCGTGTTCGAGTTCGGAGATCGCCCGGTCCCCCTCGTCCGGCGGGTGGTCACCGCGGACCATCGCGGCGACCTGCCGGATCGCCCGCACGAGCGGTGTCGTGAACGCCTCGTCCGGCCGGCCGAGGTTCGACGAGACCGGACCGGACCGGGCCACGAGTTCGGTGAGGTCCGTCGTGTACCAGGCGACCCGCTCCAGTGCGCGGAAGCGGGCTCCGTCGCGCTGGAGCCGAGCACGGGATCCCCGCAGCGCGCCCCTGGGGTTGACGCGACGGCTCTCCTGCGCGATCGAGACCCGGCTCCGGACGTCGGCGATCGCCCGGTCCAGGCGGTCCTGCGCCTGGTCCCACGCCCGCTCGTCCCGCCCGCCCTGCTCGAGCACGTCCGCGAGGCCGTCCAGGTGCACGGCCAGCACGCTGTTCACCTGGTCGATGCGCCGCTCGGCATCCCAGAAGTGCAGGGGCGGGAACACGAGGAAGTTCACGAGCAGCCCGACCACCACGCCGACGGCCATCTGCACGAGGTACGCGAGTGAGTAGCCCTCGGCGTGGGCGCCGCCGACGAGCAGGACGAAGAGCGCCGCGGTCGAGACCCAGGAACTGCCCTCGCCGAGGATGCGGAACCCGCCGACCAGCACGCCCACGCCGACCGTGATCGCCACCGCCAGGACCCCGGGGTCGCCGACCCACATCGTGAAGGCGGCGACGGCGATGCCGAGGGCGATGCCGACGAGGGTCTGCAGCCCGCTCCGGAGCCCGGCGAACACCGTCGTCTGCATCGCGACCACGGCGCCGAGGGGAGCGTAGTAGGGGTACTCGGCGGCCACGCCCGGCACGTTCTGCGCGACGACCCACGCGAGCGTCGCCGCCGCTGCTGCCTTCGCGGCGTGCAGCAGTCGGGGCTGCGTGCCGGAGTTCCGGCTCCACCGCCACAGGCGGGTGCCGACACCGGCGACGTGCTGGAACTGCATCGGTGCTCTCGTCTCGTCGGCCGTCACGATCCGTGACGGGCGCGTACCGGGCCTCCCGGGCACATCGCGTCCGGTGGACGGTGTCCGGCCCGAAGCAGGAGGGCCCCCGCAGCGAACGCTGCGGGGGCCCTCCTGACCTGCGGTGTGACTACTTGGACTCGTCCGCGGCGTCGTCCGACTTCGCGGCGGCGTCGGCCTCGACCTCTGCGGCAGCGTCGGTCGTGGTCTCGTCGGCGACCGGGGTCGACTCCTCGGTGGTCTCGGTCTCCTCGACCGGGGCGGCCGTGGTCTCGTCGGACGTGGTGTCCTCGGCGACCGGCGCAGCCGCGGCGGGGGCCGCGTTGCGCGTGAGGGGGGCCGGCGTGCTCGAGACGGGCTCGAGGACGAGCTCGATCGAGGCGAGCGGCGCGTTGTCGCCCTTGCGGAAGCCGAGCTTCGTGATGCGGGTGTAACCGCCCTGGCGGTCCGCCACCTGCGGCGCGATCTCCGTGAACAGCGTGTGCACGACGGTCTTGTCGCGCAGGGCCGCGATCACGCGACGACGCGCGTGCAGGTCGCCGCGCTTCGCGAACGTGATGAGGCGCTCGGCGACCGGACGGAGGCGCTTGGCCTTCGTCTCGGTCGTCGTGATGCGACCGTGCGTGAAGAGGGCGTTGGCGAGGTTGCTCAGGAGCAGGCGCTCGTGTGCGGGACCGCCACCGAGGCGGGGGCCCTTGGTGGGCTTCGGCATGTCAGTTCTCCAGTGGTGATGGTGGTGCGCCCCGTGTCAGGAGCGCGTGCGCGTCAGCGCGAGGTCAGTTGCTGGACTCGTCCTCGTCGTACCCGCTGTAGAAGTGGGCACCGTCGAATCCGGGGACGGTGTCCTTGAGGGACAGGCCGAGCTCGGTGAGCTTGTCCTTGACCTCGTCCACCGACTTCTGACCGAAGTTGCGGATGTTCATGAGCTGCGTCTCCGACAGGGCGACGAGCTCGGACACCGTGTTGATGCCCTCCCGCTTGAGGCAGTTGTAGCTGCGCACC encodes the following:
- a CDS encoding FUSC family protein, encoding MQFQHVAGVGTRLWRWSRNSGTQPRLLHAAKAAAAATLAWVVAQNVPGVAAEYPYYAPLGAVVAMQTTVFAGLRSGLQTLVGIALGIAVAAFTMWVGDPGVLAVAITVGVGVLVGGFRILGEGSSWVSTAALFVLLVGGAHAEGYSLAYLVQMAVGVVVGLLVNFLVFPPLHFWDAERRIDQVNSVLAVHLDGLADVLEQGGRDERAWDQAQDRLDRAIADVRSRVSIAQESRRVNPRGALRGSRARLQRDGARFRALERVAWYTTDLTELVARSGPVSSNLGRPDEAFTTPLVRAIRQVAAMVRGDHPPDEGDRAISELEHALDASREKPSDVAVTSTALVALRGIVESERRATHDADTETGPAEPPRPTSLHDRLARRRGHRPGRGGPSD
- a CDS encoding tRNA pseudouridine synthase A, with translation MSETGRTEGEAGVRLRLDIAYDGAAFSGWARQPGLRTVQGALEAALATVFGRWGEPPQLTVAGRTDAGVHATGQVAHLDLSPDQWAALTRPKRPSADGTVRDPFAGLVRRINGLAGPDGDVVVSRASVAPAGFDARFSPVWRRYRYRVADLDAPRDPLRRGHTTWYPGRLDQAAMERGALRLLGLHDFAAFCKPREGATTIRTLQEFRWDREPDGVLVASLQADAFCHSMVRAMVGGTLAVGEGRLTPDQLDDLRIAEERTSAFTVAPARGLTLTEVGYPDDDALEARAEQTRARRDAEGHRPGDLQADLGR
- a CDS encoding ABC transporter ATP-binding protein, whose product is MELANIVVRGRGRPRLDDITLRFERAQVYGLIGPNGAGKSSLLRVITGLLPTDGGHMSGLPWQQGRAVGAVFGDSGVHPGRTVRETLWLRARYVDADSAQVTAAARRTGLDNVMSRRVGALSLGMRMRLAIGVALLGEPSLVVLDEPTNGLDPNGITWVRGVVSDLRSAGATVLVSSHLLAELEPMIDTAIVMSRGRVARIHDHDFRSAERCVIAVDRPSALMAALQDEGVPVTPGASGLLVEAAPDAAVRFAVEVGVRVMAVSPRHGTLEALYEATSSAEHEAEAS
- the rplQ gene encoding 50S ribosomal protein L17 translates to MPKPTKGPRLGGGPAHERLLLSNLANALFTHGRITTTETKAKRLRPVAERLITFAKRGDLHARRRVIAALRDKTVVHTLFTEIAPQVADRQGGYTRITKLGFRKGDNAPLASIELVLEPVSSTPAPLTRNAAPAAAAPVAEDTTSDETTAAPVEETETTEESTPVADETTTDAAAEVEADAAAKSDDAADESK
- a CDS encoding MBL fold metallo-hydrolase — its product is MAPRTPRSVVSVAPGVVFVEGPVSNWVVLAEEDGVALIDAGYPADTDLVLDSVLLAGHDLDDLRRVYVTHGHVDHVGGLPGILERHPHVEVLAHADELANVRGPGRQQVTPAEIGGRLAAPRVLRWLGRAIASDALRPTTVPSARAFTARDFDGRAMTPLPAPGHTAGSTAYLLPAADAIVTGDAVVTHHDTQPASWAPRPRMITPFFTADQALAVESAGVLPYPAIVLPGHGPAVHRVGSEWVPIEA